The following proteins are encoded in a genomic region of Amphiura filiformis chromosome 18, Afil_fr2py, whole genome shotgun sequence:
- the LOC140138913 gene encoding leucine-rich repeat-containing protein 73-like has protein sequence MLLGTVQISGETLSTTEVRDICESLRSDSIKLLSLRGCRVADRHFTRMMLALGECHSISQLNLNLGVVCNRERVQCLAQALSKNRSLTGLFLHGSPLGDEGLSILIDSLALHPGIVSLDVGDCQLQDDGVSLLAQRLLPANGAKPGLKELTLSANPRVTPIGWANLSLAIAAGCTLRILNVDYNRLGDFGATVLAVATAACKSLQVLDLESTGVSENGAKVLLTLTNTYPTNLSDLVVKENGLCKNTERAISESLGQPDNDDDDEDDTSSSDEDESDDETPREKMNNRNMRRIPATIATSPRSKDDERYFERTAMRLLKRTASGDSKLPVNNRRRRESATESDSEYSSASSELEGAFLAQSELMRKTAEMKLVSHQKHAPLIRVPKPVVASQRRSPFKTDTKDDASGDVDGESQDAATVSQSAATPRKQEDGTPPPSQIVKNLSKVQKLDELDHKFDIPKIQIVQPSLGNVGKSKTLVDGNGNEASQNI, from the exons ATGTTGCTTGGAACAGTCCAAATTTCAGGAGAAACCCTCTCCACCACCGAGGTCCGAGATATCTGTGAATCTCTACGAAGTGATTCCATCAAGCTTCTGTCTCTCCGAGGATGTCGTGTTGCCGACAGACATTTTACACGCATGATGCTGGCTTTGGGTGAATGTCATTCTATATCACAGTTGAATCTGAATCTTGGTGTGGTCTGCAATAGAGAGAGGGTGCAGTGTTTGGCTCAAGCTTTGAGCAAGAACCGTTCACTTACTGGACTTTT TTTACATGGTTCTCCACTTGGAGATGAAGGCTTGTCTATCCTGATAGACAGCTTGGCCCTTCATCCGGGTATAGTGAGTTTGGATGTTGGAGACTGTCAACTTCAAGATGACGGTGTATCATTACTGGCACAGCGGCTGCTTCCAGCTAATGGTGCTAAACCTG gCTTGAAGGAGCTAACATTGAGTGCTAACCCCAGAGTTACCCCAATAGGGTGGGCTAACCTGTCCCTTGCCATAGCAGCTGGGTGTACCTTGAGGATTCTCAATGTGGATTATAATCGACTTGGTGACTTTGGTGCTACTGTATTGGCAGTAGCAACTGCTGCCTGCAAATCACTGCAAGTTCTTGATCTGGAGAGTACAGGGGTATCAGAGAATGGTGCAAAG GTTCTTCTGACTTTAACAAACACATACCCAACGAATCTCTCCGATCTAGTGGTCAAAGAAAATGGACTTTGCAAAAACACTGAACGTGCAATCTCAGAGAGTCTTGGCCAGCctgacaacgatgatgatgatgaagatgacacAAGTTCTAGTGATGAAGATGAAAGTGATGATGAAACACCACGTGAGAAGATGAACAATAGAAATATGCGGCGAATACCCGCAACCATTGCTACTAGTCCGAGGTCCAAAGATGATGAGCGGTACTTCGAACGAACCGCTATGAGGTTGTTAAAACGTACTGCTTCCGGTGATAGCAAGCTCCCCGTTAATAACAGGCGGAGGAGAGAAAGCGCAACTGAGAGCGACTCTGAATATTCATCAGCTTCTTCAGAGTTAGAGGGCGCTTTTCTCGCACAATCTGAACTGATGAGAAAAACTGCCGAGATGAAACTGGTGAGTCATCAAAAACACGCTCCGCTTATTCGTGTTCCAAAACCGGTCGTGGCGTCTCAACGGAGGTCACCATTTAAAACGGATACAAAAGACGACGCATCAGGTGATGTAGATGGAGAATCACAAGATGCCGCGACGGTATCTCAATCAGCTGCCACACCCAGAAAACAGGAAGATGGTACTCCTCCTCCTTcccaaattgtcaaaaacttGTCCAAGGTGCAAAAGTTAGATGAGTTGGACCATAAGTTTGATATCCCTAAAATTCAGATTGTGCAACCCTCATTGGGAAATGTAGGCAAAAGTAAAACCCTTGTAGATGGTAATGGAAATGAAGCTAGTCAGAACATTTGA